In one window of Mercurialis annua linkage group LG4, ddMerAnnu1.2, whole genome shotgun sequence DNA:
- the LOC126678522 gene encoding uncharacterized protein LOC126678522 has translation MLHQVPKRIVETQPTLSKILQNLLTKPNFSNQEQNPTSNHSSSQQSSPNEAVNSLAFQEKYRYICNLLLSQTQSRSLLNGLQLHTHIIKSGFQAIPLVSHYLINFYSKTQLPILSLQVFEETHLKSSTTWSSVISSLTQNELPELAIQYFRRMLCEHVRPDDRIFPSATKACAFLGRYDVGKSLHGFVVKTGFDFDMFVGSSLVDMYAKCGELGDARKMFDEMPERNVVSWSGLIYGYAQVGEDEEALRLFKEALFEDLEVNDFTYSSALRVCGNSTFLELGRQIHGLCLKSSYDSSSFVGSSLVSLYSRCGVVEAAFKVFDEVPVKNLGMWNSLLIACAQHAHTERAFDLFEEMKNVGMKPNFITFLCLLYACSHAGLIEKGQSYFELMKVYDIEPGAQHYATLVDLLGRAGKLQKALEIIDAMPIKPTESVWGAFLTGCHLHKDTELAAFAADKVFELGPVSSGMNVLLANAYAAAGRYEDAANARKMLRDRGVKKETGLSWIEEGNRVHRFTAGERRHEKTKEIYQKLEELEEQMEKAGYVADTSFVLRKVDGEEKRQTIRYHSERLAIAFGFIALPPNRPIRVMKNLRICGDCHTAIKFMSQCSGRVIIVRDNNRFHRFEHGKCSCGDYCALFWGFINQGRFLGNIGSSILILNGFFLLSFSLSCWNLFHVFFLILMAIDAFVNLWKNFANMPLFMFFKDTRNVFRKDELGIEIAQIAVPAALALAADPVASLIDTAFIGHIGPVELAAVGVAIAIFNQVSKIAIFPLVSVTTSFVAEEDTTGKLSTDENASLEDGSVATEMEELLPKAESTNKSSPVSSTFNKGDSVRRHIPSASSALIVGCVLGIIQALLLIFAAKPILSYMGIYSDSPMLIPAQQYLVLRSLGAPAVLLSLAMQGVFRGIKDTKTPLYATVVGDLANIVLDPIFIFLFRLGVSGAAIAHVISQYLISLILLLKLLEHVDLLPPSIKDLQFSRFLKNGFLLLMRVIAATFCVTLATSLAARHGSTTMAAFQVCLQMGMSTSLLADGLAVAGQAILASAFAKNDYEKAKATATRVLQLGLVLGLLLSIIILVGLQFASAFFTEDVNVLNLISVGIPFVTATQPINVLAFVFDGINYGASDFAYSAYSMVLVAIASIACLFTLSSHYGFVGIWVALTIFMALRAFAGFLRIGTGMGPWTFLKN, from the exons atgcTTCACCAAGTTCCTAAAAGAATCGTAGAAACCCAACCCACACTCTCAAAAATCCTACAAAACCTCTTAACTAAACCCAATTTCAGCAATCAAGAACAAAACCCCACTTCAAATCACTCATCTTCTCAACAATCCTCGCCCAATGAAGCAGTGAACAGCTTAgcttttcaagaaaaatataGATACATTTGTAACCTTCTTCTATCTCAAACCCAATCAAGATCACTTCTAAATGGCCTTCAACTCCATACCCATATCATTAAATCAGGTTTTCAAGCAATCCCACTTGTCTCCCACTATCTTATCAACTTTTACTCAAAGACCCAGTTGCCAATTTTGTCCCTTCAAGTTTTTGAAGAGACCCATTTGAAATCATCCACTACTTGGAGCTCTGTTATATCGTCTTTGACTCAGAATGAGCTTCCTGAACTTGCCATTCAGTACTTTCGTCGAATGCTTTGTGAGCATGTAAGGCCTGACGATCGAATTTTCCCTAGTGCTACTAAGGCTTGCGCCTTTTTAGGGAGGTATGATGTTGGGAAATCGTTACATGGTTTTGTGGTTAAAACtgggtttgattttgatatgtTTGTTGGGAGTTCTTTGGTTGATATGTATGCGAAGTGCGGGGAATTAGGGGATGCGAGGAAGATGTTCGATGAAATGCCCGAGAGAAATGTGGTTTCTTGGAGTGGGTTGATTTATGGGTATGCTCAAGTGGGGGAAGATGAGGAGGCGTTGAGGCTGTTTAAAGAGGCTTTGTTTGAGGATTTGGAAGTGAATGATTTTACTTATTCTAGTGCTCTTAGAGTTTGTGGTAATTCTACATTCCTTGAATTGGGTAGGCAGATACATGGTTTGTGTTTGAAATCGAGTTATGATTCGTCGAGTTTTGTTGGTAGTTCTTTGGTTTCTTTGTATTCGAGATGCGGTGTTGTGGAAGCGGCTTTTAAGGTCTTTGATGAGGTGCCTGTTAAGAATCTTGGTATGTGGAATTCTTTGTTGATTGCTTGTGCTCAACATGCACATACAGAGAGAGCGTTTGATCTGTTTGAAGAGATGAAAAATGTCGGGATGAAGCCCAATTTTATTACCTTTTTATGTTTGCTGTATGCTTGTAGTCATGCAGGACTAATCGAGAAAGGACAGAGTTATTTTGAGCTTATGAAGGTATATGATATTGAACCAGGGGCTCAACATTATGCTACCTTGGTGGACTTGCTTGGTCGTGCCGGAAAATTACAGAAAGCACTTGAAATCATTGACGCAATGCCAATAAAGCCAACGGAATCCGTTTGGGGAGCTTTTCTAACAGGGTGCCATCTTCACAAGGACACCGAGCTGGCAGCCTTTGCAGCTGATAAAGTTTTCGAGTTAGGTCCGGTGAGCTCAGGTATGAATGTGCTATTAGCCAACGCTTATGCAGCAGCTGGGAGATATGAAGATGCAGCTAATGCTAGAAAAATGCTTAGGGACAGAGGCGTAAAAAAGGAGACGGGATTGAGTTGGATCGAGGAAGGTAACAGAGTTCACAGGTTTACAGCAGGCGAAAGGCGTCACGAGAAAACCAAAGAAATTTATCAGAAATTGGAGGAATTGGAAGAGCAAATGGAGAAAGCCGGTTATGTTGCAGACACGAGTTTCGTGCTGCGAAAAGTTGATGGTGAAGAAAAAAGACAGACCATTAGGTATCACAGTGAAAGGCTAGCCATTGCATTTGGATTTATTGCTTTACCTCCAAATAGGCCTATTAGAGTTATGAAGAATTTGCGTATATGTGGAGATTGCCATACTGCAATCAAATTTATGTCACAATGCTCTGGGAGAGTAATAATTGTTAGGGATAATAACAGGTTTCATCGGTTTGAACATGGAAAATGCTCATGTGGTGATTATTG TGCACTCTTCTGGGGTTTCATTAACCAAGGGAG ATTTCTTGGAAATATTGGTTCTTCAATCTTGATTCTTAATGGATTCTTTCtactttcattttctttatcttGTTGGAATTTATTCCAT gtattttttttaatattgatgGCCATAGATGCTTTTGTTAATTTGTGGAAGAATTTTGCTAATATGCCTCTTTTTATGTTCTTCAAAGACACAAG GAACGTGTTCAGGAAGGATGAATTAGGGATAGAAATAGCACAAATTGCAGTTCCTGCAGCGCTTGCTTTAGCAGCAGATCCTGTTGCTTCTCTGATCGACACAGCATTCATCGGCCATATAG GACCCGTGGAGCTTGCTGCTGTGGGTGTTGCGATTGCTATTTTCAATCAAGTATCAAAAATTGCAATATTCCCACTTGTAAGTGTTACAACTTCTTTTGTTGCCGAAGAAGATACTACCGGAAAGTTAAGCACAGATGAAAATGCATCACTTGAAGATGGTTCTGTCGCTACGGAAATGGAAGAGCTATTACCGAAAGCTG AGTCCACAAACAAATCATCCCCGGTAAGCAGTACTTTCAACAAAGGGGATTCTGTAAGAAGGCATATACCATCTGCTTCTTCAGCATTGATTGTTGGTTGTGTGCTTGGCATAATCCAAGCTTTATTGCTCATTTTTGCTGCTAAACCCATCTTGAGCTACATGGGTATATATTCT GATTCCCCCATGTTAATACCAGCACAACAATACTTGGTATTGAGATCGCTAGGTGCTCCTGCTGTTCTTCTTTCTTTAGCCATGCAAGGGGTTTTTCGAGGAATTAAAGACACAAAAACTCCATTGTATGCAACTG TTGTGGGAGACTTAGCAAACATTGTATTAGACCCaatttttatattcttattcCGGCTTGGCGTCAGTGGTGCAGCCATTGCTCATGTTATTTCTCA GTACTTGATCTCATTGATATTGCTGTTGAAGTTACTTGAACATGTTGACCTACTGCCTCCGAGCATTAAAGATCTACAATTTAGTCGATTTCTTAAAAATG GATTTTTGCTGTTGATGAGGGTAATTGCTGCAACATTCTGTGTCACCCTGGCAACATCACTTGCTGCAAGACATGGATCTACTACAATGGCTGCATTTCAAGTTTGCTTGCAGATGGGCATGTCAACTTCTTTGCTTGCAGATGGGCTGGCTGTTGCTGGACAA GCAATCCTTGCTAGTGCATTTGCAAAAAATGACTATGAAAAGGCTAAAGCCACAGCTACTCGCGTATTGCAG TTAGGTTTGGTCCTTGGGCTACTGCTTTCAATTATCATTTTAGTAGGATTACAGTTTGCTTCAGCATTTTTTACAGAAGACGTCAATGTGCTGAACCTTATCAGTGTGGGCATACCG TTTGTTACAGCAACTCAACCCATTAATGTGTTAGCCTTCGTCTTTGACGGAATTAACTATGGGGCATCCGACTTTGCATATTCTGCATACTCAATG GTTTTGGTGGCAATAGCAAGCATTGCATGCTTATTTACACTATCTTCACATTATGGCTTTGTTGGCATCTGGGTTGCATTAACCATTTTTATGGCTTTACGTGCATTCGCTGGCTTTTTGAG gATAGGAACTGGAATGGGACCGTGGACGTTTCTTAAGAACTAA
- the LOC126677145 gene encoding zinc finger CCCH domain-containing protein 30, translating into MYCGLERLKTLPRISLYDSRSANIDMNHLTVETEDTFASLLEFAANNDVEGFKHTIERDPSCVDEIGLWYGRQKGSKQMVNEHRTPLMVAATYGSIDVIKLILSSSDADVNRSCGLDKSTALHCAASGGAVNAVDVVKLLLAAGADPNLIDADGLRPVDVIIVPLKLQYVKFSLEELLRNDGSLAECHLRVSTATSNSTSPPLSPSVENGSPLSSSDSPVKLKLNDATLSTTSEKREYPVDPSLPDIKNSIYSTDEFRMYSFKVRPCSRAYSHDWTECPFVHPGENARRRDPRKFHYSCVPCPDFRKGACRRGDMCEYAHGVFECWLHPAQYRTRLCKDGTSCARRVCFFAHTVEELRPLYVSTGSAVPSPRSSTSGASAMDFAAAMSLLPGSPSSVSIMSPTPFTPPMSPSANGMSNSSVAWPQPNVPALHLPGSNFQSSRLRSSLNARDIHADDYCMLPDFDAQHQQLLNELSGLTQPPLSNNSLNRSGRMKLAPSNLDDLFSAESFSPRFSDQALASAVFSPTHKSAVLNQFQQQQNMLSPVNTTFSSMNADHSLLQASFASGRMSPRNMEPISPMSSRMNILAQRDHQQKLRSLSSRELGSNSAAFVGSPTNSWSKWGSSNGKPDWTVSTDELGKLRRSNSFELGNGEEPDLSWVQSLVKESPTETKEKVATPVSSKIAASASSSESSNTSSQIDSVDHLLGAWMEQFQIDQLVAQQN; encoded by the coding sequence ATGTACTGTGGATTGGAGCGGTTGAAAACACTTCCTCGGATTTCTCTCTATGATAGTAGATCTGCCAACATAGATATGAATCACTTGACAGTTGAGACAGAAGATACTTTTGCAAGCTTGCTTGAGTTTGCAGCTAATAACGATGTTGAGGGTTTCAAGCATACAATTGAGCGTGACCCTTCTTGTGTTGATGAGATTGGACTATGGTATGGTCGTCAGAAAGGCTCTAAACAGATGGTTAATGAACATAGAACTCCATTGATGGTTGCTGCTACTTATGGCAGTATCGACGTTATAAAGTTGATTCTTTCTTCGTCAGATGCTGATGTTAATCGTTCTTGTGGCCTAGACAAGAGCACCGCCCTTCATTGTGCTGCCTCCGGTGGGGCAGTAAATGCTGTTGATGTTGTGAAACTTCTTTTAGCTGCAGGTGCTGATCCTAATTTGATAGATGCTGACGGTCTTCGGCCGGTTGATGTCATCATTGTTCCGCTAAAGCTCCAATATGTGAAATTTAGTCTTGAAGAACTTCTCCGCAATGACGGGTCTCTTGCTGAGTGTCATTTGAGGGTTTCTACAGCCACATCAAATTCAACTTCTCCACCGCTTTCACCATCTGTAGAGAATGGCTCGCCACTGTCTTCGTCAGATTCCCCAGTAAAACTAAAGCTAAATGATGCAACTCTATCTACTACTTCAGAGAAAAGGGAATATCCCGTTGATCCATCTTTGCCGGACATCAAAAACAGTATATATTCAACTGATGAATTCCGAATGTACTCATTCAAGGTCCGGCCTTGTTCTCGTGCCTATTCTCATGATTGGACTGAATGCCCATTTGTTCACCCTGGTGAAAATGCTAGAAGAAGGGATCCTAGGAAGTTCCATTACAGTTGTGTTCCATGTCCCGACTTTCGTAAAGGGGCTTGCAGACGAGGGGATATGTGTGAATACGCTCATGGAGTTTTTGAGTGCTGGCTTCATCCAGCACAATATCGAACTCGGCTTTGCAAAGATGGTACAAGTTGTGCCAGGAGAGTTTGCTTCTTTGCCCACACAGTGGAGGAACTCCGTCCATTATATGTATCTACAGGCTCTGCTGTTCCTTCCCCGCGCTCCAGCACTTCTGGTGCTAGTGCTATGGATTTTGCTGCAGCTATGAGCCTCTTGCCAGGATCCCCTTCGTCGGTATCCATTATGTCTCCGACACCATTCACTCCACCAATGTCTCCATCAGCTAACGGCATGTCCAATTCTTCTGTAGCGTGGCCCCAACCAAATGTTCCAGCCTTACATTTGCCTGGAAGCAACTTCCAGTCAAGTCGCTTGAGATCTTCCCTTAATGCAAGAGACATTCATGCTGACGATTACTGTATGCTGCCAGATTTTGACGCGCAGCATCAGCAGCTTTTAAACGAGTTATCTGGTCTTACTCAACCACCTTTGAGTAACAACTCATTAAACCGTTCTGGTCGTATGAAACTAGCTCCTTCAAATCTTGATGATCTGTTTTCTGCGGAGAGCTTTTCTCCTCGGTTCTCTGATCAAGCACTGGCCTCTGCTGTTTTCTCTCCAACACACAAGTCTGCTGTTCTCAATCAATTCCAGCAGCAGCAAAACATGTTATCACCAGTCAACACAACTTTTTCTTCTATGAATGCTGACCACTCTCTGTTGCAGGCCTCTTTTGCATCAGGCCGGATGTCTCCTCGAAACATGGAACCTATCTCGCCTATGAGCTCCCGGATGAATATTTTGGCTCAACGCGATCACCAACAGAAGCTTCGCAGCCTAAGTTCTCGGGAACTAGGCTCCAACTCTGCCGCCTTTGTTGGCTCCCCAACAAACTCTTGGTCAAAATGGGGCTCTTCAAACGGGAAACCGGACTGGACTGTTAGCACCGATGAACTTGGTAAGCTTCGCAGGTCAAACTCATTTGAGCTTGGCAACGGAGAGGAGCCCGATCTATCATGGGTGCAATCCCTCGTTAAAGAATCTCCCACCGAGACGAAAGAAAAAGTTGCAACTCCTGTTTCGAGTAAGATTGCAGCTAGTGCCTCATCAAGTGAGAGTTCAAATACGAGCTCCCAAATCGATTCAGTTGATCATTTGTTGGGGGCATGGATGGAGCAGTTCCAGATTGATCAGCTTGTGGCTCAGCAAAACTGa